Proteins encoded within one genomic window of Panicum virgatum strain AP13 chromosome 1N, P.virgatum_v5, whole genome shotgun sequence:
- the LOC120657515 gene encoding uncharacterized protein LOC120657515 translates to MRRGTRTAGAGEGAPACGAPSTAGVPRGVGPRLDNRPPTASRTGKGLRTLQRLDDLLQIGRGARLAAGQAQLGAAASAREPNPRRLAPPGRFQRRPQRPTPHQRPDGRQHPGGAACAHAVLHGRLRRRRQEDPSTPLRRSKPSSATEIHGPVERGLGRPGWSAGRRTRCASSTTGARAAVIRTATMVDADLALSHLK, encoded by the exons ATGCGCCGCGGCACACGGACGGCAGGGGCGGGTGAAGGGGCTCCGGCGTGCGGCGCCCCCTCCACGGCCGGCGTGCCGCGCGGCGTCGGCCCACGGCTCGATAACCGGCCACCGACGGCGTCGCGGACAGGGAAGGGGCTCCGCACCCTCCAACGATTGGACGACTTGCTCCAGATTGGGCGGGGGGCGCGGCTGGCCGCGGGGCAAGCGCAGCTcggggcagcggcgagcgcaCGCGAGCCGAATCCGCGGCGACTCGCACCACCCGGCCGGTTTCAGCGCCGTCCCCAACGTCCCACTCCTCACCAACGGCCAGATG GTCGACAACATCCTGGCGGAGCAGCATGCGCTCATGCCGTCCTACatgggcggctgcggcggcggaggcaagagGATCCATCCACTCCCCTTCGCAGATCCAAGCCTTCCAG TGCAACCGAGATCCATGGACCCGTGGAGCGTGGCTTAGGGCGACCTGGATGGAGTGCTGGAAGAAGAACCAGGTGCGCCAGCAGCACGACAGGAGCGAGGGCGGCTGTGATTAGGACGGCGACGATGGTCGATGCTGATCTGGCGCT GTCTCACCTAAAGTAA
- the LOC120657513 gene encoding probable monogalactosyldiacylglycerol synthase 3, chloroplastic produces the protein MAASMASPRGRSIRETVLETVAAYHNQQRMRRKLRKSLTYAGELSSAGRARGDGASSSASVSSLCGPEDDDEPFWEEEEGTVELVQLGANRAKNVLILMSDTGGGHRASAEAIKDAFRIEFGDEYRVFVKDLCKDHAGWPLNNMESSYKFMVKHVQLWKVAFHTTSPRWVHCFYLAALASFYAKKVEAGLKKYKPDIIISVHPLMQHIPLWVLKWQGLQNRVVFVTIITDLNTCHPTWFHANVNRCYCPSEEVAKRAALDDLQPSQIRVFGLPIRPSFCRAVLVKDELRKELELDPELPAVLLMGGGEGMGPVKKTAKALGESLFDKEQGKPIGQLIVICGRNKTLSSSLQALEWKIPVKIRGFETQMEKWMGACDCIITKAGPGTIAEALIRGLPIILNDFIPGQEVGNVPYVVDNGAGVFSKSPKETASLVARWFGPDSEELKKMSENALKLAQPEAVFDIVRDIHELSREQGVISQISSSLTSSFFIPSPETTPLQLI, from the exons ATGGCGGCGTCCATGGCGTCGCCGCGGGGGCGGTCGATCCGGGAGACGGTGCTGGAGACCGTCGCGGCGTACCACAACCAGCAGCGGATGAGGCGCAAGCTGCGCAAGAGCCTCACCTACGCCGGCGAGCTCTCCTCCGCGGGCCGGGCACGCGGGGACGGCGCGTCCTCGTCCGCCTCGGTATCCTCGCTCTGCGGgcccgaggacgacgacgagcccttctgggaggaggaggagggcaccGTCGAGCTCGTCCAGCTCGGGGCCAACCGCGCCAAGAACGTCCTCATCCTCATGAGCgacaccggcggcggccaccgcgcaTCCGCGGAGGCCATCAAGGACGCCTTCCGGATCGAGTTCGGCGACGAGTACCGG GTCTTCGTCAAGGATCTGTGCAAGGATCACGCCGGCTGGCCGCTCAACAACATGGAGAGCTCATACAAGTTCATGGTGAAGCATGTGCAGCTCTGGAAAGTGGCCTTCCATACCACCTCTCCTAGATGGGTCCATTGCTTCTACCTCGCTGCTCTCGCCTCATTCTATGCCAA GAAGGTGGAGGCTGGACTGAAGAAGTACAAGCCAGACATCATAATTAGTGTCCACCCCCTCATGCAACACATTCCTCTGTGGGTGCTCAAATGGCAAGGCCTGCAAAACAGGGTAGTCTTTGTAACCATCATCACAGACCTCAACACTTGCCACCCTACATG GTTCCATGCCAATGTGAATAGATGTTACTGCCCCTCAGAAGAAGTTGCCAAGAGGGCTGCATTGGATGACCTACAACCTTCTCAAATCCGTGTGTTCGGTCTTCCAATTCGACCATCATTTTGCCGTGCAGTTCTTGTTAAG GATGAATTGAGAAAGGAACTTGAATTGGATCCTGAGCTTCCTGCAGTGCTGCTCATGGGAGGTGGGGAGGGCATGGGTCCTGTCAAGAAGACTGCAAAAGCCCTGGGAGAATCATTGTTTGACAAAGAACAAGGAAAACCAATCGGGCAGCTTATTGTCATTTGTGGTCGGAACAAAACACTAAGCTCCTCCCTACAGGCACTTGAATGGAAAATACCAGTAAAG ATTAGAGGATTTGAGACCCAAATGGAGAAGTGGATGGGTGCTTGTGATTGTATTATAACAAAG GCTGGACCAGGTACCATTGCTGAAGCCTTGATAAGGGGTCTTCCTATAATCCTTAATGATTTCATACCTGGACAG GAAGTTGGCAATGTCCCTTATGTTGTGGACAATGGTGCAGGCGTGTTCTCCAAAAGCCCCAAGGAAACTGCTAGTCTTGTTGCCCGTTGGTTTGGTCCAGACTCAGAGGAATTGAAAAAAATGTCAGAAAATGCACTGAAATTGGCTCAGCCGGAAGCTGTCTTTGACATTGTCAGAGACATACATGAGCTCTCTCGGGAGCAAGGCGTGATATCTCAGATCTCTAGTTCCTTGACGTCATCTTTCTTCATACCATCACCTGAAACCACACCTCTCCAACTTATCTGA